In one Drosophila pseudoobscura strain MV-25-SWS-2005 chromosome X, UCI_Dpse_MV25, whole genome shotgun sequence genomic region, the following are encoded:
- the ND-13B gene encoding NADH dehydrogenase [ubiquinone] 1 alpha subcomplex subunit 5, with amino-acid sequence MAKIIKASTGLTGLAVSTNPHHTLCALYGKILRAVAKMPQEASYRKYTEQLVKQRADAVANNKDIVALEKAVGCGQVEELIVQAENELVLARKMLGWKPWEKLSQAAPAKQWDWPPAQILEPKV; translated from the exons ATGGCTAAAATTATTAAAGCG TCCACAGGTCTGACCGGCCTCGCCGTTTCCACCAATCCCCACCACACGCTGTGCGCGCTCTATGGCAAGATCCTGCGTGCAGTGGCCAAGATGCCACAGGAAGCCAGCTACCGCAAGTACACGGAACAGCTGGTCAAGCAGCGGGCCGATGCCGTGGCCAAC AACAAGGACATTGTCGCTCTCGAGAAGGCTGTCGGATGCGGTCAGGTGGAGGAGTTGATTGTGCAGGCAGAGAACGAACTGGTGTTGGCACGCAAGATGCTCGGCTGGAAGCCCTGGGAGAAGCTGTCCCAGGCTGCGCCCGCCAAGCAGTGGGACTGGCCACCAGCCCAGATCCTGGAGCCCAAAGTTTAG
- the LOC6900114 gene encoding uncharacterized protein → MRALHYLLLLLIVFTGLVAAAPTTRQRRQIDLTLSADHDDTDRETELALEAIAGLWSSADSRTKIDGSARVVHRHNSMQSGSEQDWRLGVRVVFT, encoded by the exons ATGCGCGCACTTCACtaccttctgctgctgctcatcgtGTTCACTGGGCTCGTGGCGGCGGCTCCCACTACACGCCAACGGCGTCAGATCGACTTGACGCTGTCGGCGGATCATGATGACACGGACCGCGAGACGGAGCTGGCCTTGGAGGCCATAGCCGGACTCTGGAGCAGTGCTGACAGCCGCACCAAGATCGACGGATCAGCACGAGTGGTGCATCGTCACAATTCAATGCAATCTG GTTCGGAACAGGATTGGCGTTTGGGTGTGCGTGTCGTCTTCACTTAG
- the LOC4812488 gene encoding guanylate kinase yields MISFLFIVNRALSSSSRKMSQGPRPLVLCGPSGSGKSTLLKLLFAEFPNTFGFSVSHTTRKPREGEEDGVHYYFVERADMEEAIANDEFIETAEFTGNLYGTSKAAVREIQKKGRVCILDIEQKGVEQIRKTDLNPILIFNNPPTIQELERRLRLRGSETEETLRKRLNAAEVEISYGLTPGNFHKIINNVDIEAAYTEFRDFVVHELKQQEYDGISISLN; encoded by the coding sequence ATGATTAGCTTTCTGTTCATTGTAAACCGCGcactcagcagcagcagccgcaaaatGTCGCAAGGCCCACGTCCGCTTGTGCTCTGCGGCCCCTCCGGTTCCGGAAAGAGCACGCTGCTCAAGTTATTGTTTGCAGAGTTCCCAAACACATTTGGATTCAGCGTCTCCCACACCACGAGAAAACCACGTGAGGGCGAGGAAGATGGTGTTCACTATTATTTTGTGGAGAGAGCCGACATGGAGGAGGCGATCGCCAATGACGAGTTCATTGAGACGGCCGAGTTCACCGGGAATCTATACGGCACCAGCAAGGCGGCCGTACGCGAGATTCAGAAGAAGGGACGCGTCTGCATACTGGACATTGAGCAGAAGGGAGTGGAGCAGATTCGGAAAACCGATCTCAATCCCATACTGATCTTCAACAATCCGCCAACCATCCAAGAGCTGGAGCGTCGACTGCGACTACGTGGCTCCGAGACCGAGGAGACGTTGCGCAAGCGACTCAATGCCGCCGAGGTGGAGATCAGCTACGGCCTGACGCCGGGAAACTTCCACAAGATCATCAACAACGTGGACATAGAGGCGGCCTACACAGAGTTTCGCGATTTCGTTGTCCATGAGTTGAAGCAGCAGGAGTACGATGGCATCAGCATTAGCCTCAATTAA